A region from the Triticum urartu cultivar G1812 chromosome 1, Tu2.1, whole genome shotgun sequence genome encodes:
- the LOC125508578 gene encoding receptor kinase-like protein Xa21 isoform X2, producing MRSPKQPAKLVMLLLLALLLLCNGVGNVHCTRIHENSVDLHALLDFKQGINNPQEALSNWSTTTHFCRWNGVICTTTRPFRVLSLILTELDLAGQISSSLGNLTFLETLDLSYNNFVGPLPVLGHLQQLQTLSLNNNSLNGMIPDSLTNCSSLDTLDLSVNFLVGPIPPNLDLLSNLTYLDLSRNLLVGQIPLKIVSLPKLATLDLSTNMLVGQIPPKLGFVSSLEYFSLASNKLEGSIPNELGQLPSLQHLLLGDNNLSGEFPHSILNRSASLLYLGLELNMLGKVLPPNIGDLRGLVHLTMSGNMFEGHIPASLGNATGLKVIDLSANNFTGQIPNSFGKLSNLTNLNLQYNQLETRDWEFFNALTNCRSLNSLSLGFNQLQGSIPQSVGNLSNKLEQLTLTQNSLSGQVPQSIGNLSALNQLALGINNLSGTIEGWIGNLKGLEVLTLRSNRFTGQIPPSISNLTRLINLYLYDNQFEGLIPPSLGNLPLTQLVLSSNNLYGYIPPSLGSLQQLTSLNLSHNNLQGEIPQISALKQLTTLDLSSNKLTGSIPDSLGQCYGLRSLQMDQNFLSGNIPIAFGKLLSLSILNLSHNNLSGTIPSALNKLEFLNHLDLSYNHLEGKIPRDGVFENATAVSLENNWGLCGGAVDLHMASCTTISKKEEERRYRLIKVLIPIFGFLSLVLLIYFVLLEKKMRRANDTSASLGENFLKVSYADLAQATSNFSESNLVGRGGYGSVYRGKLKDSKVEVAVKVFDLEMHGAERSFLKECEALRSIQHRNLLPIITACSTVENTGNVFKALVYEFMPNGNLDTWLHHREDGKAHKHLSLAQRLDIAVNMADALDYLHHDCGRPTIHCDLKPSNILLDDDMTALLGDFGIASFYQDSRSTSPGSVSSSSVGMKGTIGYIGPEYAGGGRHASTCGDVYGFGIILLEMMTGKRPTDPLFKDGVSIVDFVKSNFPHEIVRVIDANLSEECKDIAQSKKISENSVHQCLLSVLQLALSCTHPVPGERMNMKVVASKMHAIKTSYGGCNAQE from the exons ATGCGTTCTCCCAAGCAACCGGCGAAGCTCGTCATGCTTTTACTGTTGGCACTGCTGCTGCTCTGTAACGGAGTTGGCAACGTCCATTGCACAAGGATCCACGAGAACAGCGTCGATCTACACGCGCTGCTAGACTTCAAGCAGGGCATCAACAATCCTCAGGAAGCCTTGAGCAATTGGAGCACCACCACCCACTTCTGTCGATGGAATGGTGTCATCTGCACCACGACACGGCCGTTTCGTGTCTTGTCGCTTATACTCACTGAATTGGACTTAGCAGGCCAAATCAGCTCCTCTCTTGGAAACTTAACCTTCCTTGAAACGCTTGACCTTTCATATAATAACTTCGTTGGTCCCTTACCTGTCCTTGGCCATCTCCAACAACTCCAGACACTTTCTCTGAACAACAACAGTTTAAATGGGATGATTCCTGATTCACTTACCAACTGTTCCAGCTTGGACACTTTAGATCTCTCTGTAAACTTCCTAGTGGGTCCAATTCCTCCGAATCTGGACTTGCTTTCAAATCTGACTTACTTAGATCTATCTAGAAACTTGCTAGTGGGTCAAATTCCTCTGAAAATAGTTTCTCTACCAAAGCTGGCCACATTAGATCTCTCTACTAACATGCTAGTGGGTCAAATTCCTCCGAAGTTAGGCTTTGTTTCAAGTCTAGAATACTTCAGTTTGGCATCAAACAAACTCGAGGGAAGCATTCCTAATGAGCTTGGGCAATTGCCTAGTTTACAACACTTGCTCCTGGGAGACAATAATCTTTCAGGTGAATTCCCGCATTCCATCTTGAACCGTTCTGCTTCTCTCCTATATCTAGGCTTGGAGCTGAATATGCTAGGCAAGGTATTGCCACCTAATATAGGTGACCTTCGGGGTCTCGTACACCTTACAATGAGTGGCAACATGTTTGAAGGGCACATCCCAGCTTCCCTAGGCAACGCCACAGGATTAAAAGTAATAGACTTATCAGCTAACAATTTCACCGGGCAAATTCCTAACTCTTTTGGAAAGCTCTCAAATCTGACTAATCTAAACCTTCAGTATAACCAGCTTGAAACAAGGGACTGGGAATTCTTCAATGCATTGACGAACTGTCGTTCTCTAAACTCACTCTCACTGGGTTTCAACCAGCTGCAGGGATCTATACCGCAGTCTGTCGGTAACCTATCCAACAAACTAGAACAACTTACTTTGACTCAAAATAGCTTATCAGGACAAGTACCCCAGAGCATCGGCAACCTTAGTGCATTAAATCAACTGGCACTAGGTATAAACAACTTAAGCGGCACAATAGAAGGATGGATTGGAAACCTAAAAGGCCTTGAAGTATTAACTCTCCGCTCAAACCGCTTCACCGGCCAAATCCCACCCTCTATTAGCAATCTTACTCGGTTGATAAATCTTTATCTCTATGATAATCAATTCGAGGGCCTCATACCCCCCAGCCTGGGAAACCTCCCACTCACACAGCTAGTCCTTAGCTCTAACAATCTTTACGGGTACATACCACCCAGCTTAGGAAGCCTCCAACAGCTTACGTCATTGAATCTTAGCCACAATAATCTCCAAGGTGAGATACCTCAGATTAGCGCCCTTAAGCAACTCACTACTTTAGATCTTTCTTCAAATAAGCTCACAGGGAGTATTCCAGATTCTTTGGGCCAATGTTACGGCTTACGGAGTCTGCAAATGGACCAAAACTTTCTGTCAGGAAACATCCCAATAGCTTTTGGCAAACTGTTGTCTCTGAGTATACTAAATCTATCACACAACAACTTGTCAGGCACCATCCCGTCGGCTCTAAACAAACTAGAGTTCCTAAACCATCTTGACCTTTCATATAATCATCTTGAAGGAAAAATACCCAGAGATGGAGTATTCGAAAATGCTACGGCTGTTTCACTTGAGAACAATTGGGGGCTCTGCGGAGGCGCCGTGGATCTTCACATGGCTTCATGCACAACCATTTCCAAGAAAGAAGAGGAGAGACGATACCGTTTGATTAAAGTATTGATTCCAATATTTGGATTCTTGTCACTGGTACTGTTGATCTACTTTGTACTCCTTGAGAAGAAGATGCGAAGGGCAAATGATACATCAGCTTCATTAGGCGAGAATTTTCTGAAGGTTTCTTATGCGGATCTAGCACAAGCCACATCAAACTTCTCTGAATCTAACCTGGTTGGGAGAGGAGGTTATGGCTCTGTCTATCGCGGAAAGTTAAAGGATTCTAAGGTGGAAGTGGCCGTCAAGGTTTTTGATCTTGAGATGCATGGAGCTGAGAGAAGCTTTCTGAAAGAATGCGAGGCACTGCGAAGCATTCAGCATAGAAATCTTCTTCCCATCATAACTGCTTGCTCGACGGTAGAAAATACAGGCAATGTTTTCAAAGCTTTAGTTTATGAGTTCATGCCTAATGGGAACCTAGACACATGGCTGCATCACAGAGAGGACGGGAAGGCTCATAAACAtttaagcttagctcaaagattaGACATAGCTGTTAACATGGCTGACGCACTGGATTATCTACACCATGACTGCGGAAGACCCACCATCCATTGTGACCTGAAGCCCAGCAATATTCTTCTGGATGATGATATGACCGCTCTTTTAGGAGACTTTGGTATTGCAAGTTTTTACCAAGATTCCAGGTCAACATCACCTGGTTCAGTGAGTTCATCATCAGTCGGTATGAAGGGTACTATTGGATATATTGGTCCAG AGTACGCGGGAGGTGGCCGCCATGCATCAACTTGCGGAGATGTTTACGGTTTTGGGATAATACTGCTGGAAATGATGACCGGAAAAAGACCAACAGATCCATTGTTCAAGGATGGAGTTAGCATTGTCGACTTTGTGAAGAGCAACTTTCCACATGAAATAGTTCGTGTCATTGATGCTAATCTCAGTGAAGAATGCAAGGACATTGCTCAATCAAAGAAGATTTCAGAAAATTCAGTTCATCAATGTTTGCTATCTGTGCTGCAACTAGCACTTTCCTGTACGCACCCAGTACCAGGCGAAAGAATGAATATGAAAGTGGTGGCCAGCAAAATGCATGCAATTAAAACATCCTATGGGGGCTGCAATGCGCAAGAGTGA
- the LOC125508578 gene encoding receptor kinase-like protein Xa21 isoform X1 — protein MSQLSIQRTRTRTLHSSHTATRQNQSRNGSRTVLLPRSSRGDQGLMRSPKQPAKLVMLLLLALLLLCNGVGNVHCTRIHENSVDLHALLDFKQGINNPQEALSNWSTTTHFCRWNGVICTTTRPFRVLSLILTELDLAGQISSSLGNLTFLETLDLSYNNFVGPLPVLGHLQQLQTLSLNNNSLNGMIPDSLTNCSSLDTLDLSVNFLVGPIPPNLDLLSNLTYLDLSRNLLVGQIPLKIVSLPKLATLDLSTNMLVGQIPPKLGFVSSLEYFSLASNKLEGSIPNELGQLPSLQHLLLGDNNLSGEFPHSILNRSASLLYLGLELNMLGKVLPPNIGDLRGLVHLTMSGNMFEGHIPASLGNATGLKVIDLSANNFTGQIPNSFGKLSNLTNLNLQYNQLETRDWEFFNALTNCRSLNSLSLGFNQLQGSIPQSVGNLSNKLEQLTLTQNSLSGQVPQSIGNLSALNQLALGINNLSGTIEGWIGNLKGLEVLTLRSNRFTGQIPPSISNLTRLINLYLYDNQFEGLIPPSLGNLPLTQLVLSSNNLYGYIPPSLGSLQQLTSLNLSHNNLQGEIPQISALKQLTTLDLSSNKLTGSIPDSLGQCYGLRSLQMDQNFLSGNIPIAFGKLLSLSILNLSHNNLSGTIPSALNKLEFLNHLDLSYNHLEGKIPRDGVFENATAVSLENNWGLCGGAVDLHMASCTTISKKEEERRYRLIKVLIPIFGFLSLVLLIYFVLLEKKMRRANDTSASLGENFLKVSYADLAQATSNFSESNLVGRGGYGSVYRGKLKDSKVEVAVKVFDLEMHGAERSFLKECEALRSIQHRNLLPIITACSTVENTGNVFKALVYEFMPNGNLDTWLHHREDGKAHKHLSLAQRLDIAVNMADALDYLHHDCGRPTIHCDLKPSNILLDDDMTALLGDFGIASFYQDSRSTSPGSVSSSSVGMKGTIGYIGPEYAGGGRHASTCGDVYGFGIILLEMMTGKRPTDPLFKDGVSIVDFVKSNFPHEIVRVIDANLSEECKDIAQSKKISENSVHQCLLSVLQLALSCTHPVPGERMNMKVVASKMHAIKTSYGGCNAQE, from the exons ATGAGCCAGCTGAGCATCCAACGCACACGCACCCGCACACTTCACAGCTCGCACACCGCCACCCGGCAAAACCAAAGTAGAAACGGTTCCCGTACTGTTCTGCTCCCCCGGTCGAGCAGAG GTGACCAGGGCCTCATGCGTTCTCCCAAGCAACCGGCGAAGCTCGTCATGCTTTTACTGTTGGCACTGCTGCTGCTCTGTAACGGAGTTGGCAACGTCCATTGCACAAGGATCCACGAGAACAGCGTCGATCTACACGCGCTGCTAGACTTCAAGCAGGGCATCAACAATCCTCAGGAAGCCTTGAGCAATTGGAGCACCACCACCCACTTCTGTCGATGGAATGGTGTCATCTGCACCACGACACGGCCGTTTCGTGTCTTGTCGCTTATACTCACTGAATTGGACTTAGCAGGCCAAATCAGCTCCTCTCTTGGAAACTTAACCTTCCTTGAAACGCTTGACCTTTCATATAATAACTTCGTTGGTCCCTTACCTGTCCTTGGCCATCTCCAACAACTCCAGACACTTTCTCTGAACAACAACAGTTTAAATGGGATGATTCCTGATTCACTTACCAACTGTTCCAGCTTGGACACTTTAGATCTCTCTGTAAACTTCCTAGTGGGTCCAATTCCTCCGAATCTGGACTTGCTTTCAAATCTGACTTACTTAGATCTATCTAGAAACTTGCTAGTGGGTCAAATTCCTCTGAAAATAGTTTCTCTACCAAAGCTGGCCACATTAGATCTCTCTACTAACATGCTAGTGGGTCAAATTCCTCCGAAGTTAGGCTTTGTTTCAAGTCTAGAATACTTCAGTTTGGCATCAAACAAACTCGAGGGAAGCATTCCTAATGAGCTTGGGCAATTGCCTAGTTTACAACACTTGCTCCTGGGAGACAATAATCTTTCAGGTGAATTCCCGCATTCCATCTTGAACCGTTCTGCTTCTCTCCTATATCTAGGCTTGGAGCTGAATATGCTAGGCAAGGTATTGCCACCTAATATAGGTGACCTTCGGGGTCTCGTACACCTTACAATGAGTGGCAACATGTTTGAAGGGCACATCCCAGCTTCCCTAGGCAACGCCACAGGATTAAAAGTAATAGACTTATCAGCTAACAATTTCACCGGGCAAATTCCTAACTCTTTTGGAAAGCTCTCAAATCTGACTAATCTAAACCTTCAGTATAACCAGCTTGAAACAAGGGACTGGGAATTCTTCAATGCATTGACGAACTGTCGTTCTCTAAACTCACTCTCACTGGGTTTCAACCAGCTGCAGGGATCTATACCGCAGTCTGTCGGTAACCTATCCAACAAACTAGAACAACTTACTTTGACTCAAAATAGCTTATCAGGACAAGTACCCCAGAGCATCGGCAACCTTAGTGCATTAAATCAACTGGCACTAGGTATAAACAACTTAAGCGGCACAATAGAAGGATGGATTGGAAACCTAAAAGGCCTTGAAGTATTAACTCTCCGCTCAAACCGCTTCACCGGCCAAATCCCACCCTCTATTAGCAATCTTACTCGGTTGATAAATCTTTATCTCTATGATAATCAATTCGAGGGCCTCATACCCCCCAGCCTGGGAAACCTCCCACTCACACAGCTAGTCCTTAGCTCTAACAATCTTTACGGGTACATACCACCCAGCTTAGGAAGCCTCCAACAGCTTACGTCATTGAATCTTAGCCACAATAATCTCCAAGGTGAGATACCTCAGATTAGCGCCCTTAAGCAACTCACTACTTTAGATCTTTCTTCAAATAAGCTCACAGGGAGTATTCCAGATTCTTTGGGCCAATGTTACGGCTTACGGAGTCTGCAAATGGACCAAAACTTTCTGTCAGGAAACATCCCAATAGCTTTTGGCAAACTGTTGTCTCTGAGTATACTAAATCTATCACACAACAACTTGTCAGGCACCATCCCGTCGGCTCTAAACAAACTAGAGTTCCTAAACCATCTTGACCTTTCATATAATCATCTTGAAGGAAAAATACCCAGAGATGGAGTATTCGAAAATGCTACGGCTGTTTCACTTGAGAACAATTGGGGGCTCTGCGGAGGCGCCGTGGATCTTCACATGGCTTCATGCACAACCATTTCCAAGAAAGAAGAGGAGAGACGATACCGTTTGATTAAAGTATTGATTCCAATATTTGGATTCTTGTCACTGGTACTGTTGATCTACTTTGTACTCCTTGAGAAGAAGATGCGAAGGGCAAATGATACATCAGCTTCATTAGGCGAGAATTTTCTGAAGGTTTCTTATGCGGATCTAGCACAAGCCACATCAAACTTCTCTGAATCTAACCTGGTTGGGAGAGGAGGTTATGGCTCTGTCTATCGCGGAAAGTTAAAGGATTCTAAGGTGGAAGTGGCCGTCAAGGTTTTTGATCTTGAGATGCATGGAGCTGAGAGAAGCTTTCTGAAAGAATGCGAGGCACTGCGAAGCATTCAGCATAGAAATCTTCTTCCCATCATAACTGCTTGCTCGACGGTAGAAAATACAGGCAATGTTTTCAAAGCTTTAGTTTATGAGTTCATGCCTAATGGGAACCTAGACACATGGCTGCATCACAGAGAGGACGGGAAGGCTCATAAACAtttaagcttagctcaaagattaGACATAGCTGTTAACATGGCTGACGCACTGGATTATCTACACCATGACTGCGGAAGACCCACCATCCATTGTGACCTGAAGCCCAGCAATATTCTTCTGGATGATGATATGACCGCTCTTTTAGGAGACTTTGGTATTGCAAGTTTTTACCAAGATTCCAGGTCAACATCACCTGGTTCAGTGAGTTCATCATCAGTCGGTATGAAGGGTACTATTGGATATATTGGTCCAG AGTACGCGGGAGGTGGCCGCCATGCATCAACTTGCGGAGATGTTTACGGTTTTGGGATAATACTGCTGGAAATGATGACCGGAAAAAGACCAACAGATCCATTGTTCAAGGATGGAGTTAGCATTGTCGACTTTGTGAAGAGCAACTTTCCACATGAAATAGTTCGTGTCATTGATGCTAATCTCAGTGAAGAATGCAAGGACATTGCTCAATCAAAGAAGATTTCAGAAAATTCAGTTCATCAATGTTTGCTATCTGTGCTGCAACTAGCACTTTCCTGTACGCACCCAGTACCAGGCGAAAGAATGAATATGAAAGTGGTGGCCAGCAAAATGCATGCAATTAAAACATCCTATGGGGGCTGCAATGCGCAAGAGTGA